One genomic region from Prunus persica cultivar Lovell chromosome G3, Prunus_persica_NCBIv2, whole genome shotgun sequence encodes:
- the LOC18766021 gene encoding GPI-anchored protein LLG1, whose product MSSASNHGLHLFFFFFLFLGFASCTTFLSNDIFQPGGSIGRSLLQAKQNCPVNFENQNYTIITSKCKGPNYPAKSCCDALKDFACPFADAINDLKNDCATTMFSYINIYGKYPPGLFASQCREGKEGLACPAEAPKPQKSRGQIAATHSIILALTAVLVLSFNMF is encoded by the exons ATGTCGTCTGCTTCGAATCACGGTCttcatctcttcttcttcttcttcctcttcttgggCTTCGCCTCCTGCACCACCTTCCTTTCCA ATGATATTTTCCAGCCTGGTGGATCCATTGGACGCTCCCTTCTTCAGGCCAAACAAA ATTGTCCTGTGAACTTTGAGAATCAGAACTACACAATCATCACAAGCAAGTGCAAAGGACCCAACTACCCAGCCAAGAGCTGCTGCGACGCCTTGAAGGACTTTGCCTGCCCTTTTGCAGATGCTATTAATGACTTGAAAAATGATTGTGCTACAACCATGTTCAGCTACATAAACATTTATGGGAAGTACCCTCCTGGCCTGTTTGCGTCTCAATGTCGCGAAGGGAAAGAAGGTCTCGCATGCCCCGCTGAGGCACCGAAACCTCAGAAGAGTAGAGGTCAGATAGCAGCTACTCACTCCATCATACTAGCACTCACTGCAGTCCTAGTATTATCATTCAATATGTTCTGA
- the LOC109948341 gene encoding uncharacterized serine-rich protein C1E8.05 — protein MKKPGVLAASVAAASATALAASSSSSSSSSSSFVSNSTMRFSNQEAVSSKRNQENPSPSTEKFAPRFDGLRFIETLVTAHR, from the exons ATGAAGAAGCCTGGTGTTTTAGCAGCCTCAGTCGCCGCCGCTTCTGCTACTGCTCtcgctgcttcttcttcttcttcttcttcttcttcttcaagctTTGTGTCTAATTCAACCATGCGATTTTCTAATCag gaGGCTGTCTCTTCTAagagaaatcaagaaaatccATCACCTTCCACAGAAAAATTTGCTCCGAGGTTCGATGGCTTGAGATTTATTGAAACCTTGGTCACTGCTCATAGATAA